The Streptomyces laurentii genome contains a region encoding:
- a CDS encoding UDP-N-acetylglucosamine 1-carboxyvinyltransferase (identified by MetaGeneAnnotator; putative;~sequence version:1), which translates to MNAMTHTHSVHARDEVVVRVTGGRPLTGRVMVQGSKNIALHLYAAALVADEPVTLQGVPAILDTDVCAQILIHTGAHATVAGDQFTVHPAEHVTPEVHPDLGRRVRTTCVLAAAVLARHGRVWFPRPGGDAFCARLFDRHLAAMEAAGAVVTSDEHGFTARCGAPGVRPFTVDAGTPYGPSLGATVTALLLAARAPGTSLITNPSIEPEVTEAARFLNERGVGIRFDRDGLHVTGSEHIAGGRFRVAGDRIEAATMIMAAAATGGSVTLGGITTHHMPTGLTAALADAGILLADQPGGMCMALTGPLHAVETATGPHPGLPTDTAPQLAAMLTQAHGTSIVAERIYPRRDTHIGGLTAFGAAVSSKGAEIYVRGVTPLRAADVAAEDIRAVTALLLAALAADGTSTIRGMYHLRRGYGRLLTNLATLGADITTLPEAHPCP; encoded by the coding sequence GTGAACGCGATGACCCACACACACTCCGTGCACGCGCGGGACGAGGTCGTCGTGCGGGTGACCGGCGGCCGCCCGCTGACCGGCCGGGTCATGGTCCAGGGCAGTAAGAACATCGCCCTGCACCTGTACGCCGCCGCCCTCGTGGCCGACGAGCCCGTGACCCTCCAGGGCGTGCCCGCCATCCTCGACACCGACGTGTGCGCGCAGATCCTCATCCACACCGGCGCGCACGCCACCGTTGCCGGCGACCAGTTCACCGTGCACCCCGCCGAGCACGTGACCCCGGAAGTCCACCCGGACCTCGGCCGTCGCGTCCGCACGACGTGCGTCCTGGCCGCCGCCGTCCTTGCCCGACACGGCCGGGTCTGGTTCCCCCGGCCCGGCGGCGATGCGTTCTGCGCCCGCCTGTTCGACCGGCACCTGGCGGCGATGGAGGCGGCCGGCGCGGTCGTCACCTCCGACGAGCACGGGTTCACCGCGCGGTGCGGCGCGCCCGGGGTACGGCCGTTCACGGTCGATGCCGGGACGCCGTACGGGCCGAGCCTGGGTGCCACCGTCACCGCGCTGCTTCTCGCGGCCCGGGCCCCGGGCACGAGCCTGATCACCAACCCCTCGATCGAGCCCGAGGTCACCGAGGCCGCCCGGTTCTTGAACGAGCGCGGCGTCGGCATCCGCTTCGACCGGGACGGGCTGCACGTCACCGGGTCCGAGCACATCGCCGGCGGGCGCTTCCGGGTGGCCGGCGACCGGATCGAGGCCGCGACCATGATCATGGCGGCGGCCGCCACCGGCGGCAGCGTCACGCTCGGCGGCATCACCACCCATCACATGCCCACCGGTTTGACCGCCGCTCTGGCTGACGCCGGGATCCTGCTGGCCGACCAGCCAGGCGGGATGTGCATGGCGCTCACGGGCCCCCTGCACGCCGTCGAGACGGCCACCGGCCCCCACCCGGGCCTGCCGACGGACACCGCGCCGCAGCTCGCCGCGATGCTCACCCAGGCGCACGGCACTTCGATCGTCGCCGAGCGGATCTACCCGAGGCGCGACACCCACATCGGAGGTCTGACGGCATTCGGAGCCGCGGTCTCCTCCAAGGGGGCGGAGATCTACGTGCGCGGCGTAACTCCGCTGCGGGCGGCGGACGTCGCCGCCGAGGACATCCGGGCTGTCACAGCTCTGCTACTGGCCGCCCTCGCCGCCGACGGGACCTCTACGATCCGCGGCATGTACCACCTGCGGCGCGGCTACGGTCGTCTGCTGACCAATCTGGCCACGCTGGGTGCCGACATCACCACCCTCCCGGAGGCACACCCATGCCCGTGA
- a CDS encoding sugar nucleotidyltransferase 2 (identified by MetaGeneAnnotator; putative;~sequence version:1), giving the protein MQQLSTPSRTPLPVAAPALAVDARLTPGYYIEPGGLGPCIESVLASCGTVFDIKAAVALLLDAPAVYGLSATRGVIEDGADVVGEVIVEAGARVEAGARIVGPVLICSGATVAAGALVRDHSVIGPGCQIGFGAEITRSLLAGGCFAKHPCFVGDSVIGRRVNLGSFCSTTGLRCDRGPVTEPAVDEITVILDGDRIRTGQTKFGAVIGDGVALPAGTVLSPGTLIGPGTVIYPHNQVGGFLPTGSRVR; this is encoded by the coding sequence ATGCAACAGCTCTCCACGCCCTCACGCACGCCGCTCCCGGTGGCCGCTCCCGCCCTCGCTGTAGACGCCCGGCTGACCCCGGGCTACTACATCGAGCCGGGCGGCCTCGGCCCCTGCATCGAGAGCGTTCTTGCTTCCTGCGGCACCGTCTTCGACATCAAGGCCGCCGTCGCGCTGCTGCTCGACGCGCCCGCGGTGTACGGCCTGTCGGCCACCCGTGGGGTGATCGAGGATGGTGCGGACGTCGTCGGGGAGGTCATCGTCGAGGCGGGTGCCCGCGTCGAGGCCGGCGCCCGCATCGTCGGACCCGTCCTGATCTGCTCGGGCGCCACCGTGGCGGCCGGAGCGCTCGTCCGCGACCACAGCGTGATCGGGCCCGGCTGTCAGATCGGATTCGGTGCCGAGATCACCCGCAGCCTGCTCGCCGGAGGGTGCTTCGCGAAGCACCCCTGCTTCGTCGGCGACTCGGTGATCGGCCGCCGGGTCAACCTCGGCTCGTTCTGCTCCACCACGGGCCTGCGCTGCGACCGCGGCCCGGTGACCGAACCGGCGGTCGACGAGATCACCGTCATCCTCGACGGAGACCGCATCCGGACCGGACAGACGAAGTTCGGTGCCGTCATCGGCGACGGGGTCGCGCTGCCCGCCGGAACCGTGCTGTCCCCCGGAACCCTGATCGGACCCGGCACGGTGATCTACCCCCACAACCAGGTCGGCGGGTTCCTCCCCACCGGGTCGAGGGTCCGGTGA
- a CDS encoding hypothetical protein (identified by MetaGeneAnnotator; putative;~sequence version:1): MALHTSPADPSGTVPPGEIIRRARKTQGMSLAQLGELTGYSASQVSRLERGESPLAIPVLRRFAQALDIPPQALGLAPTPTRHRSRTPMYPRLPAPTLGVRSSDGEDAMRRRDMLSTLAVTAAAAMGAPIAGAGEAASDDTQLADTLTAGLRDAMLGLGRPVPDEPLSRLAADLRRATDDFDAGAYSRLALHLPRLVRAGHQTTGSSDQLRILARSYLLATRTLIKVDEPQLGWMAADRARQLAIAGGAPIAVAEAARQQAVLARRSGWHDQALTLALTAADDPALREAGPQGEAQRGLLIQCAAYTVAHQRDRTSMRELTAEAAAIAKNLGPGILRDTSGAFTTATVQLHLISAETAAGDPAAAIAAADALPPQLLPTAERRSMYFTDRAKAYAQWGRRDDCIRALLRAERQAPEETHARPAVRALVSGLLLSGRTTPDLRGLAARTGALAG, translated from the coding sequence ATGGCGCTTCACACATCACCGGCAGATCCCTCGGGCACGGTGCCGCCCGGCGAGATCATCCGCAGAGCCCGCAAGACGCAGGGCATGAGCCTGGCCCAGCTGGGTGAACTGACCGGATACTCCGCCTCCCAGGTCTCCCGGCTGGAGCGCGGCGAGTCCCCCCTGGCGATCCCCGTACTCCGGCGATTCGCGCAAGCCCTCGACATCCCACCGCAGGCGCTCGGCCTCGCGCCGACCCCAACCCGACACCGTTCGCGGACTCCCATGTATCCCCGCCTGCCCGCCCCTACTCTGGGCGTACGGAGTTCCGACGGGGAGGATGCGATGAGGCGAAGGGACATGCTCTCGACGCTCGCGGTCACCGCCGCCGCTGCGATGGGCGCGCCGATCGCTGGAGCCGGCGAAGCAGCGTCCGACGATACGCAGCTGGCCGACACTCTCACCGCGGGCCTGCGTGACGCGATGCTCGGCCTTGGCCGGCCCGTTCCCGATGAGCCGCTGAGCCGCCTGGCAGCCGACCTCCGCCGTGCCACCGACGATTTCGACGCGGGCGCGTACTCCCGTCTTGCCCTGCACCTGCCCCGCCTGGTCCGCGCGGGGCACCAGACGACGGGCAGCAGCGACCAGCTACGGATCCTGGCCCGCAGCTACCTCCTGGCCACCCGCACCCTCATCAAGGTCGACGAACCACAGCTCGGGTGGATGGCCGCAGACCGGGCCCGGCAGCTCGCCATCGCCGGTGGCGCGCCTATCGCGGTCGCGGAGGCCGCCCGGCAACAGGCTGTACTCGCCCGCCGATCAGGGTGGCACGACCAAGCCCTCACGCTCGCGCTCACCGCCGCCGACGATCCCGCTCTCCGCGAAGCAGGCCCCCAAGGCGAGGCACAGCGGGGTCTGCTCATCCAGTGCGCCGCGTACACCGTCGCCCACCAGCGCGACCGGACCAGCATGCGCGAACTCACCGCAGAGGCCGCCGCCATCGCCAAGAACCTCGGGCCCGGGATTCTGCGGGACACGAGCGGCGCGTTCACCACCGCCACCGTGCAGTTGCACCTCATCTCCGCCGAGACCGCCGCCGGCGACCCAGCCGCCGCCATCGCCGCCGCCGACGCCCTCCCCCCGCAGCTCCTGCCGACCGCCGAGCGCCGCTCGATGTACTTCACCGACCGGGCCAAGGCGTACGCGCAGTGGGGACGGCGGGACGACTGCATTCGCGCGCTGCTTCGGGCCGAGCGCCAGGCGCCGGAGGAGACACACGCTCGCCCGGCTGTACGGGCGCTCGTCTCGGGGCTGCTGCTGTCCGGGCGTACGACCCCCGACCTCCGCGGCCTCGCCGCTCGCACGGGCGCGCTCGCGGGCTAG
- a CDS encoding regulatory protein (identified by MetaGeneAnnotator; putative;~sequence version:1) encodes MNEEHTDLGLDQAEVDAYRTVAEGGAVTDQAAVDRLVRLGLVDQAGDRRVALDPRVAMQQLMAVQRNKLLGAIAAMEQIPAALEALAEHYDPSRMYGGPGSEFLATKSLMNRRIGEVLERAAGDLLTVQPGEPEERDPVVVQQAMERSTSILARGVRCRFLYSAAALDHAPTRAYVEAILNAGGEVRVGRDLPPRMIISDRSLFVENHVVPGEEDSGWHVTDVPSIASHRAIFDSYWERATPWQEARRALAETVTSARQRTILRAMETADSQAKVAARVGVSEREVSRQLSLLRDGLGLNTNYQLVIWWARSPERDLP; translated from the coding sequence GTGAACGAGGAGCACACAGACCTCGGGCTGGATCAGGCCGAGGTGGACGCCTACCGGACCGTGGCCGAAGGGGGCGCGGTCACGGACCAGGCCGCAGTGGATCGGCTCGTGCGTCTCGGCCTGGTTGATCAGGCCGGGGACCGGCGGGTCGCTCTGGACCCGCGGGTGGCCATGCAGCAGCTCATGGCCGTGCAGCGCAACAAGCTCCTGGGCGCGATCGCGGCGATGGAGCAGATCCCGGCGGCGCTGGAGGCGCTGGCCGAGCACTACGATCCCTCCCGCATGTACGGCGGACCTGGGTCGGAGTTCCTCGCCACCAAGTCTCTGATGAACCGCCGCATCGGTGAGGTCCTGGAGAGGGCGGCAGGCGACCTGCTCACCGTGCAGCCCGGGGAACCCGAGGAACGCGATCCTGTGGTCGTGCAGCAGGCGATGGAGCGCTCGACCAGCATCCTCGCCCGCGGTGTACGCTGCCGCTTCCTCTACTCTGCTGCTGCCCTTGACCATGCACCCACCCGTGCATACGTCGAGGCGATCCTAAATGCTGGCGGAGAGGTGAGGGTGGGTCGAGATCTCCCACCACGGATGATCATCTCCGATCGCAGCCTCTTCGTCGAGAACCACGTGGTTCCCGGCGAGGAAGATTCGGGGTGGCATGTGACCGACGTGCCATCGATCGCGTCCCACCGGGCGATCTTCGACAGCTACTGGGAGCGGGCGACGCCCTGGCAGGAAGCGCGGCGCGCGCTCGCCGAGACAGTCACCTCAGCGCGGCAGCGCACCATTCTGCGGGCCATGGAGACCGCGGACTCCCAGGCCAAGGTCGCTGCCCGCGTTGGGGTCAGCGAGCGTGAGGTCAGCCGCCAGCTGTCGCTCCTCCGGGACGGGCTTGGACTGAACACGAACTACCAGCTCGTCATCTGGTGGGCGCGCAGTCCAGAGCGGGACCTGCCGTAG
- a CDS encoding lipoprotein (identified by MetaGeneAnnotator; putative;~sequence version:1): MRQNAIKALAALLLAAAGTVALSATATADDPGWGAPATAGDPGWGAPAATGDPAATTTPAPTVTAKDPGWG, translated from the coding sequence GTGAGACAGAACGCGATCAAGGCGCTCGCGGCACTGCTGCTTGCCGCAGCCGGGACGGTGGCACTCTCGGCTACCGCCACCGCTGACGACCCGGGATGGGGCGCGCCGGCCACCGCAGGTGACCCGGGATGGGGCGCGCCGGCGGCCACAGGCGACCCGGCCGCAACAACGACTCCCGCCCCGACCGTAACAGCGAAGGACCCCGGCTGGGGGTGA
- a CDS encoding hypothetical protein (identified by MetaGeneAnnotator; putative;~sequence version:1), with protein MSEGNSDGSPAPSVWPTDFRQAFRQVQGQPVFGMLVSADNDRSVARDERLAQASPSIAGAIFLFLIVTLAITVVALGFWLPRRNNRGQIVTLTVITALLTTTLVIIRDVDRPFGGIVDVGPTAIAQVEQQAIRDLHAHHPAVALPCDDRGNRRTA; from the coding sequence ATGTCCGAGGGGAACAGCGACGGATCCCCGGCGCCCAGCGTGTGGCCCACCGACTTCCGGCAGGCCTTCCGCCAGGTGCAGGGCCAGCCGGTCTTCGGCATGCTGGTCTCGGCGGACAACGACCGCTCCGTCGCGCGCGACGAGCGCCTGGCCCAGGCGAGCCCGAGCATCGCCGGCGCCATCTTCCTGTTCCTGATCGTGACCCTGGCCATCACGGTGGTGGCGCTCGGCTTCTGGCTGCCGCGCAGGAACAACCGCGGCCAGATCGTCACCCTCACCGTGATCACCGCGCTGCTCACCACGACCCTGGTCATCATCCGGGACGTCGACCGTCCCTTCGGCGGCATCGTCGACGTGGGCCCGACCGCGATCGCCCAGGTGGAACAGCAGGCCATCCGCGACCTCCACGCGCACCACCCGGCGGTCGCCCTCCCCTGCGACGACCGGGGCAACCGCCGCACCGCCTGA
- a CDS encoding sensor protein (identified by MetaGeneAnnotator; putative;~sequence version:1), whose protein sequence is MPAVPARPGRRPRRLTARMKLTLTYALFVFVAGSLSLVVVYLALRFVPDYPLGDLNPQAAAVATRPDILQALVKASGVVLLLLALIGLGAGWLIAGRVLRPLQDITRAARRAADGSLDHRVGLTGPRDEFTELSDTFDDMLARLQRSFDAQQRFAANASHELRTPLAVSRTMLDVAVADPDGQDYGRLVSRLRETNQRGIDITDALLQLSALDHTPPAREPLDLAGLARSAVETVREEAGTRGVALSADPRPALVDGNDVLLRQLVLNLLHNAVRHNLPTGGSLALTTGPDPLRPGRTLLTVTNTGPPLPVAVDRLTEPFLRGSGRVAEKDPTRRGHGLGLTIVASIVRAHHGDLDLTPNPGGGLTVRVSLPAVE, encoded by the coding sequence ATGCCCGCCGTGCCCGCCCGGCCCGGCCGGCGGCCGCGGCGGCTGACCGCCCGGATGAAACTCACGCTGACCTACGCCCTGTTCGTGTTCGTCGCCGGCTCGCTCAGCCTGGTCGTGGTCTACCTGGCCCTGCGCTTCGTCCCCGACTACCCGCTGGGCGACCTGAACCCGCAGGCCGCCGCCGTCGCCACGCGCCCCGACATCCTGCAGGCCCTGGTCAAGGCGTCGGGCGTCGTCCTGCTGCTGCTCGCGCTGATCGGGCTCGGGGCCGGCTGGCTGATCGCCGGCCGCGTCCTGCGCCCGCTCCAGGACATCACCCGCGCGGCCCGGCGGGCCGCCGACGGCTCCCTCGATCACCGCGTCGGACTCACCGGCCCGCGCGACGAGTTCACCGAACTCTCCGACACCTTCGACGACATGCTCGCCCGGCTCCAGCGGTCCTTCGACGCCCAGCAGCGGTTCGCCGCCAACGCCTCGCACGAACTGCGGACGCCCCTCGCCGTCAGCCGCACCATGCTCGACGTGGCCGTCGCCGACCCCGACGGCCAGGACTACGGCCGGCTCGTCTCCCGGCTCCGCGAGACCAACCAGCGCGGCATCGACATCACCGACGCCCTGCTCCAGCTCTCCGCCCTCGACCACACCCCGCCCGCGCGGGAACCGCTCGACCTCGCCGGCCTCGCCCGGAGCGCCGTCGAGACGGTCCGCGAGGAGGCCGGGACGCGCGGCGTCGCCTTGTCCGCCGACCCCCGCCCGGCCCTGGTCGACGGCAACGACGTCCTGCTGCGCCAGCTCGTCCTGAACCTGCTCCACAACGCCGTACGGCACAACCTGCCCACGGGCGGATCGCTCGCCCTGACCACCGGCCCCGACCCGCTCCGCCCCGGCCGCACCCTCCTGACGGTCACCAACACCGGGCCGCCGCTGCCCGTCGCCGTCGACCGGCTCACCGAACCGTTCCTGCGCGGCAGCGGGCGCGTCGCCGAGAAGGATCCGACCCGCCGCGGTCACGGCCTCGGCCTGACGATCGTCGCCAGCATCGTCCGAGCCCACCACGGGGACTTGGACCTGACCCCCAACCCGGGCGGCGGCCTCACCGTCCGGGTCTCCCTGCCCGCCGTCGAGTAG
- a CDS encoding two component transcriptional regulator (DNA binding site [nucleotide binding];~Effector domain of response regulator. Bacteria and certain eukaryotes like protozoa and higher plants use two-component signal transduction systems to detect and respond to changes in the environment. The system consists of a sensor histidine kinase and...; cd00383;~PFAM: response regulator receiver; transcriptional regulator domain protein; SMART: response regulator receiver; KEGG: nfa:nfa6930 two-component system response regulator;~Response regulators consisting of a CheY-like receiver domain and a winged-helix DNA-binding domain [Signal transduction mechanisms / Transcription]; COG0745;~Signal receiver domain; originally thought to be unique to bacteria (CheY, OmpR, NtrC, and PhoB), now recently identified in eukaroytes ETR1 Arabidopsis thaliana; this domain receives the signal from the sensor partner in a two-component systems; cd00156;~dimerization interface [polypeptide binding];~identified by MetaGeneAnnotator; putative;~intermolecular recognition site;~phosphorylation site [posttranslational modification];~two component transcriptional regulator [Catenulispora acidiphila DSM44928]), protein MRVLIVEDELYLAEAVQAGLRLEAIASDIAGDGDTALERLAVNEYDIVVLDRDIPGTHGDDVCRIIVERRLGCRVLMLTAAGLIDEKVAGFEIGADDYLTKPFDLKELVVRLRSLARRPKDGTPPVIDCAGIRLDPFRREVFRDGRYVALTRKQFAVLEVLMTARGGVVSAETLLERAWDENADPFTNAVRITMSALRKRLGEPWAIHTVSGVGYRLDEPAGRSAAPGRDGR, encoded by the coding sequence ATGCGGGTGCTGATAGTCGAGGACGAGCTGTATCTCGCCGAGGCGGTACAGGCGGGACTGAGGCTCGAGGCCATCGCCTCCGACATCGCCGGGGACGGCGACACCGCCCTGGAGCGCCTCGCCGTGAACGAGTACGACATCGTGGTCCTCGACCGCGACATCCCCGGCACCCACGGCGACGACGTGTGCCGGATCATCGTGGAACGGAGGCTGGGCTGCCGGGTACTCATGCTGACCGCGGCGGGGCTGATCGACGAGAAGGTCGCCGGGTTCGAGATCGGCGCCGACGACTACCTGACGAAGCCCTTCGACCTGAAGGAACTGGTCGTACGGCTCCGCTCGCTGGCCCGCCGCCCCAAGGACGGCACGCCCCCGGTCATCGACTGCGCGGGGATCCGGCTCGACCCGTTCCGGCGCGAGGTCTTCCGGGACGGGAGGTACGTGGCGCTCACCAGGAAGCAGTTCGCCGTCCTGGAGGTCCTGATGACCGCGCGGGGCGGGGTCGTCAGCGCGGAGACGCTGCTGGAGCGGGCCTGGGACGAGAACGCCGACCCGTTCACCAACGCGGTCCGTATCACCATGTCCGCACTGCGCAAGCGGCTCGGCGAACCATGGGCCATCCACACCGTGTCCGGCGTCGGGTACCGCCTCGACGAGCCGGCCGGGCGGTCCGCGGCGCCGGGGCGTGACGGACGATGA
- a CDS encoding peptidase M15B and M15C (D-alanyl-D-alanine carboxypeptidase; cl00813;~identified by MetaGeneAnnotator; putative;~peptidase M15B and M15C [Streptomyces clavuligerus ATCC27064]), translating to MHDDDPTANEAATAVRRSPGRTATTVGAVAAVAVAALAVTLWGTGPGNKPAAPAAGAPPGTSAVAPEDDDDSEQPDGRPLTPFDTRYPAVGRLDAGLLKAVQEAARDARADGIEFRVTSGWRTKDHQQRLLDEAVKRYGSTERARQYVSTPQKSAHVTGKAVDIGPTDADDWLIRKGARYGLCQVYNNEMWHFELLTSPGGTCPSPLTDAAG from the coding sequence ATGCACGACGACGATCCCACCGCGAACGAGGCCGCGACGGCGGTACGCCGTTCCCCGGGCCGGACCGCGACCACCGTCGGCGCCGTGGCGGCGGTGGCGGTCGCCGCGCTGGCCGTCACGCTCTGGGGTACGGGGCCCGGGAACAAGCCCGCCGCACCGGCCGCCGGCGCTCCTCCGGGGACCTCGGCCGTCGCCCCGGAGGACGACGACGACAGTGAGCAGCCGGACGGCCGCCCGCTCACCCCGTTCGACACCCGGTACCCGGCCGTCGGCCGCCTGGACGCGGGCCTGCTGAAGGCCGTCCAGGAAGCGGCCCGGGACGCCCGCGCCGACGGCATCGAGTTCCGGGTCACGTCGGGGTGGCGTACGAAGGATCACCAGCAGCGACTGCTGGACGAGGCCGTCAAGCGGTACGGGAGCACCGAGCGGGCGCGGCAGTACGTGAGCACCCCGCAGAAGTCGGCCCACGTGACCGGGAAGGCGGTCGACATCGGCCCCACCGACGCCGACGACTGGCTCATCCGCAAGGGCGCCCGCTACGGCCTGTGCCAGGTCTACAACAACGAGATGTGGCACTTCGAGCTGCTCACCAGCCCCGGCGGCACCTGCCCGAGCCCGCTGACCGACGCGGCCGGCTGA
- a CDS encoding endonuclease/exonuclease/phosphatase (identified by MetaGeneAnnotator; putative;~sequence version:1): MRSPRSPRAAAVPTPLPSPGPAMPKVYEDPYPDVYIGGGFSDPTAPPSADPDDPDGPAPEPEPEPEPQAEPEPEPAPEPGFLPRRPADRVLGAVAVATGLVLLGHSLVPNTPGNLGSLLDTALPWTGPAVPALLLAALIRRSRPAGIAALLLGAVWAAVFAPLFLGGSAGAAPNLTVVTHNVGAANPDPAGTVRTLLAARPDLVALEEVTDEALPAYRKALDRRLPHSVRVGTVALWSRFPIAESRRVTIDPGWSRSLRALVQGPDGPLAVYVVHLPSVRVGAAGFATGRRDETLDALVRTLDGERQRKVLLLGDLNGSTADRVFAPLTDRLTPVEEESGAGFGFSWPAAFPLARIDHILTRGVTPTDAWTLPATGSDHRPVAAGLRA, encoded by the coding sequence ATGCGTTCACCGCGTTCCCCGCGCGCAGCCGCCGTACCGACGCCACTCCCCTCCCCAGGACCCGCCATGCCGAAGGTGTACGAGGACCCCTACCCGGACGTGTACATCGGGGGCGGTTTCTCCGACCCCACCGCACCACCGTCCGCCGACCCTGACGACCCCGACGGCCCCGCGCCCGAGCCCGAGCCCGAGCCCGAGCCTCAGGCCGAACCCGAACCCGAACCCGCCCCCGAACCCGGCTTCCTCCCCCGCCGCCCCGCGGACCGCGTCCTCGGCGCCGTCGCGGTGGCCACCGGCCTCGTCCTGCTCGGCCACTCCCTCGTACCGAACACGCCCGGCAACCTGGGCAGCCTGCTCGACACGGCGCTCCCCTGGACCGGTCCGGCCGTACCGGCACTGCTCCTCGCCGCCCTGATCCGCAGGTCCCGGCCGGCCGGGATCGCCGCGCTCCTGCTCGGCGCCGTGTGGGCCGCCGTGTTCGCGCCGCTGTTCCTCGGCGGGAGCGCCGGCGCCGCGCCGAACCTGACCGTGGTCACCCACAACGTCGGCGCCGCCAACCCCGACCCCGCCGGGACCGTCCGGACCCTGCTGGCCGCCCGCCCCGACCTGGTGGCGCTGGAGGAGGTCACCGACGAGGCGCTGCCCGCGTACCGGAAGGCGCTGGACCGGCGGCTCCCCCACTCCGTACGCGTCGGCACCGTCGCCCTGTGGAGCCGCTTCCCGATCGCCGAGTCCCGGCGGGTCACCATCGACCCCGGCTGGAGCCGCTCCCTGCGCGCGCTGGTCCAGGGACCGGACGGGCCCCTCGCCGTCTACGTCGTCCATCTGCCGTCGGTCCGGGTCGGCGCGGCCGGTTTCGCCACGGGCCGCCGCGACGAGACGCTCGACGCGCTCGTCCGGACGCTCGACGGTGAGCGGCAGCGCAAGGTCCTGCTGCTGGGCGACCTCAACGGCTCCACCGCGGACCGTGTGTTCGCGCCCCTGACGGACCGGCTGACGCCGGTCGAGGAGGAGTCCGGCGCCGGCTTCGGTTTCAGCTGGCCGGCGGCCTTCCCGCTGGCCCGTATCGACCACATCCTCACCCGGGGCGTCACCCCCACCGACGCCTGGACCCTCCCGGCCACCGGCAGCGACCACCGCCCGGTCGCCGCGGGCCTGCGCGCCTAG
- a CDS encoding tellurite resistance protein (dimer interface [polypeptide binding];~identified by MetaGeneAnnotator; putative;~metal binding site [ion binding];~tellurite resistance protein [Streptomyces clavuligerus ATCC27064];~tellurium resistance terB-like protein, subgroup 1;cd07311), translated as MAITKEKPADLGLRWIFQSYWGFDRAPSTTDFEAYGKALLICANADGDLAPQERDFAVGLIAGMHGPDELVEELKSYPGTDDLAKVLSRAKGAKESAGCLVYDTIRVCTADGVLADAERRKIEEMADLLDVSRDSVQELIAIYKQERDLVDRRFRVCYPDPQHRPF; from the coding sequence ATGGCGATCACCAAGGAGAAGCCGGCCGACCTCGGCCTCCGTTGGATCTTCCAGAGCTACTGGGGATTCGACCGTGCCCCGAGCACGACCGACTTCGAGGCCTACGGCAAGGCCCTTCTCATCTGCGCCAACGCGGATGGGGACCTCGCTCCGCAGGAGCGCGACTTCGCCGTCGGTCTGATCGCGGGCATGCACGGCCCGGACGAGCTCGTCGAGGAGCTCAAGAGCTACCCGGGCACCGACGACCTCGCGAAGGTGCTCAGCCGCGCCAAGGGCGCCAAGGAGTCCGCCGGCTGTCTCGTCTACGACACGATCCGTGTCTGTACGGCGGATGGCGTCCTCGCCGACGCGGAGCGCCGGAAGATCGAGGAGATGGCCGATCTGCTGGACGTGTCCCGCGACTCGGTGCAGGAATTGATCGCGATCTACAAGCAGGAACGGGATCTGGTCGACCGCCGGTTCCGCGTCTGCTACCCGGACCCGCAGCACCGCCCGTTCTGA